One Misgurnus anguillicaudatus chromosome 5, ASM2758022v2, whole genome shotgun sequence genomic window, taaaaactaaatcagTGACTTACCAGTTATTGATGATGGTGTCTGTGTCGAACGGGAGCTCAGCTTTGTGCTCTGCTTGATTCAAATCATAACAGCAGTCGGGATGTTGCCGTTCAACAGCTAGAGGGCTGATTGCCGCATCACGGAATCGGGCCGTGTACTGTATCTGTCCGTCTgaagcataaacatttttaaattgccGCCAAACAGCGTTACAACCGGCATGTGTCAGTTCCACTGGTATCGGGCCACATACTGAATTTCTGACATCATACACATCTTGGCAGTATCATATCAAACCATAATCGGTCCAGGCACAATGCAATGTAGTCGGTCCGACTACACAATGCCAGATTTGGCCCGATTACACTGAAACGCTACTTTAATAGACCCGGACTTCAGCTGAGTATGCTTACACTCGGGCCAACAGCTATAAATAGTGTTTACTACTGGTATACTATTTCCTCATCTGGGCCAGTTCTGGCGCATACACTAAAAATCTGTCCGGCTTTCAGCCGACACTGGCGGAAAAAAGCCAGAATCGGCCCAGAACTGACTGCTATCTGGGaagtcttgcgccaggcgcaaatcaataaggggttggtctgaagtaggttcattattcataggtgtggtttgggcgtaacgtcaaataaatcaatcaaaacgctatccaacattccctttaaacgcaagggcgcaagttccatggcgggttgctattataatgacggatttaccaggcgcacgccaggagcggttcacagctgaggagacccacgttcttgtaagagcagtcaaagacagagaagttgttttgtatggggatgggagaaacccgcccaaatcagcgtaggttaaacaggcgtgagaggaaatagccacaattgtctcatcagctggcatccgctacaatgatgtcaggagacgggggaatcccaagcttgccagcataaatcgggcacgccgtgtaacgggaggtggatctgcctctacacatgacctgacgccagaggacatcgctgcgtccaccctcaccgctgaaagggtttggggctttgaaatcggacccaagaaacgcaagtaaggtccaaccccaaagtacacttacaaatcaagttcatatacattaaggttttcatatgaaaacaatttaattattatttacacaaaataaacgtaatacagccacacaacaaacttatgaaaatattttaatcgttatttgcatgagaatttttttaacgcagccacacaataaataaaaactatcaccacaatgctcaccactatgatttcccttatctcatgtgttaatagtTTTTagtgtaacaatttatgatttgcaaaaataactgttgcatctgtgtagattagataagcaatgcacgttgtgcacgctatacattatggtcaagcatgcgcccttaaaatagcataatgaaccacgcgcaacgcgccactgactttagactacttttttttggttagtagcgcaattgttttttaaaactgcaaaatagcatcagggatggtttgcgccggaacacgcctccttttttgcgctgaaccgcccagggagcgcaagttcattcccaagtttgccgacgtgcgtctgtgaggggaaaaacccgctgtgcgccggtgcaaaatacgaaatgatacatgcgtcactgacaaagtcaattgcgctgggtgcaagatagggccctataGCTTAGACTGTTATAGATACTCTCACAAATGTTCCTTTGTATTTTTCATGGTTTTTCTCTGGATATCATTGAAAACCATTAATAGCTACACTACTATGCCAACCCATCATATATACAGTATCCACTCTGCAAGTGAAACCACGCTGAGCAACAGAATCTTTACCAACAAACCAGATCTATAAATATAGCTATGATGCATACTGAGTGAGCAGTCTCGGCTTATGAGTGATAAGACCACCGGTATTGGCTGATGCAAAGTCGAAGTAGTTGTCAAATCCTTTCTCCACGGTCTCTGTTGATGAATCCCACTCTTTCAAGCTCAGCTGTTGACTCACCTCCCACCATCCTGTAACTTATCCGTCTGCTCCATGACTGAAGAAAGACTGCGCCACTAAACACAGCGGGACCTGCCTACCTTCGCTTACATTATGTGAAAGCTATAATGTGGGGCAGAAACGGCAAGTTAACCTTGCGGCTGCTTTTATAGGGGTGCTCCCGTGGTGCCAATGGTCAGAATAACAGTAGCCCATAAAATTCCCAAGCGATTTCACTGACATAAATGAAATGCGCAATTCTTATGGCCGTTGTACGTCTTGGCAAGCTGACGAGGCAAGTTTGACTGCCAGGAATGAATCAGCAGTCTGGACCTTAACAAATACACTTATGGCTTCTTTTACTTTTGGCCTCAGACACATCCTTAAACATCACAAAGCAGGTCAGTACATGGAAGCACCCGTATCAAAATATCTCAATTTGGGTTTTGAGGATGAACAAAGGTCTAACGGTGTTTAACAACATGATGGTAGGTaattaatgacagaattttaatttaagtATAAACTGACCCTTTAAAGAAGAATAGTGTTTAATTTCTTTGCAGCATGCATTACTTCCCATTTGatgcaaaaatgcaaaaaaaaaaaattgatattaattgCATCCCACCTCAAACTCACGACATGAGTATAATGCGAGTAAATTGATATCTTACCTGCGTTTCCCAAAGTTGGCAGCAAAGCAACAGCAATCCGAGCGAGCaagggaaagagagagaaaaagagagttGGTATAAGCTTTAAATGATTCACAATAAACAGACTGagtcagaataaataaatatctcTCAGCACAGTATTAGTTtgcccaaaaataaaaactgactTCATGTCATTTTCAATATGATTTTCTTTTGGAGaaataaaaatttacattttaacaattttttctctttttcatGCAGTTGCAATAGAAATTGCATTGTATTAAAGTATACACCGCtctccaaattattatgcacattttttttctaatacagtcagtaagtttacaaattgtattttaccctcaacacttgttattctatttaaatgaaactaaaaatgtcaaaagatactttaatactttaaaaatatgcaaaatatgctGTTCCAAATTATTAACCAAATTTATAATGATATAATGGATTATAATGATCTAAAAACAGATATATGTCAAATGTGCTGCATggacacaaaagaaacattgtccaaaacacaaacacaatgtaaaataaataatgcatttacacaagttacataataatatatgagcATATCACAGttacttttatttcatgtttcaaGTGCTACAGAGGCTTAGATATTACGTTTTTGGTAGACGTTTTTTCTGAAAACCCTCAAGAGATAAGGATATTTATCCTAGAATAACACAGGTTTTAGGCATTTTAGGAGTCAATGTGTTAAAGACATGTTTGCTTCTTAACAGTGGCTTTTTATTGCTACCTTTTCCTAATATTttcctaaaaatatatttttaaaagcctTTACATAGTCAAATCTTTCTGTACTGTGAATCACTTATAAATCTTATAATAGTTCAATAATTTGATCcaccaaatataaattgttatagGAAGTAATTTGCTTTTTTAAGATAGTGCACACTTTTTGTCTTTAGAAAGATCTTTTTTCATACCCATATTATATGATAACTACAACTTGCTTAATAATTTGGAACAGcatattttgcatatatttcaaagtattaaagtatcttttgacattttaatttcatttaaatagaataacatccaAACTCTCATATACTGTAAGTGTTGagggtaaaataaaatttctaaACGTACTGACTGTAttggaaaataaacaaaaatggcatgcGCAAAATAATATGGAATGTGGTGTAAAATTGGTCCATATGACACACTGACCATAACATCTCCATATCACTTTTATGTCCTACATGTCAAGCTTTATTCCTCACTGTTACAACTCCAGTGGCTCAAGGGACGAAGCAAAACCCATGGATTCCAAGTGAGCTTAAAGATTTATTAACAAAACATAATAATTAAAGGAACTGGATTAAAATGGTAACAGAACAACCAGTAAGCTTATTTTCAATCCTCCTGTTTTTTGCAAGCAAGAAATTCTAGCAAGCAACTGTGCACTTATAAGACCTCTAGGttaaaacaagacaacattTGGGCTATCGGTGCAAACGAATGTTCAAGCATTGCCCCAaaataaatgatataaaaaGATAAATGAAACAATTTGTAGTCACTGCTGACTTCGCTTACAttttggaatatcatacatctagCAAGTTATTAGGCAAAAATGAcgtgtaaccaaattcaaggttattttggctagaagtgggttacttaTAGCCAGACTATATCAGGTCTACAGTTAACTTAGTTGGTGAAGTAacagctattgcttgctgggagtCGGTCACATGGTTTGAAACagggttttttttatttatgagtgaattataaaattaaataaacaaaattttgtgtttaatcaGGAATAATAATAAGCAGGAATTTATATATAAGCCCCAAAATAGTAACTAGATCACACTTTGATGATAAAATAGATCATGTTGATTTTCCTGCATTTCTTCAGAACACAGACCTTGTTATGCATTACTGCATAGAGCAGCAATTGTCTATTTTACTAACACAATAATGACAAATTAACCTTGTAGCAGTACATTTGGATGTGGCACATTCGGTTGCAGTCTGAATGGGTCAGTACAGCTAGTCTTTGTTTTTAAAGTACTCATCTATGAAACTGCCACTTTGGTAGCACAACATCAAATGGGAACGTTGAGATAAGGGCTCCTTTCACGGAAAGACGCAACTTCAAACAACAGCCCAATTACAAAGCATGTTCTTGAAAGTCCTTCAAAAGGTGTATTTTCTTCTAAAGTATTGTGTGTTGACTGACAAAACAAAAGGGAGGCGTGTCCTTGCAGCTGTTTCTGAATGCCAGAATAATCACAGACACTCACAGTCTGTATTAGTTTAAAGTCCAATTCATATTCTGTGCAGACGGGTCTGCAACACCATTTCGGTCCTATATTATGAGATAGTAATTTAAAATTCACCTTTTATCTAATCACTGTTTTGACAAAATGCCACACTAATGATGATTTTCTCATTTAGAGGGTGAAGATTATTGAGATTATTGCTGTGTAATATATCTGAAATGGTTGCCATaccatattttattttttaataaaaccacaCCAGGCcttgtcaatcaaataattTCATGACCTTTATTTAATCTGCACTAATAGTTGACAGCCTGGATTTTCCACTGCTTGGATGGAAAAAAAACCCACAGAACCCTCTCGTATTTTTCCTTAAGTGCTACATGGCAAATTTCACTGGTAGTCTACGCAAATTACATTCAttgacatttatttaattacaccGGATAACTGAGCAAGGCTGAATCTCATGCAAATAAGTAAAACATGTTAACCAATGACTGTGCGTGCTCGGATTGTGGATGCCCCGAGTAAAGGAAACTATAATAAGGGACGTGAGTCGTGAGTCTTGCCATAGATTGCTGTGCCAGACTAATTGTTTTGCTCTTTGAAAAGGATATTCTAATGCTGTAAAAAGTGCATTAGTCTCAAAGAAACaagcaattgcaattttaaCCTTCTTTTCTAGTGTATGAATGGCAATAACCTACGCCACAGGTTTTCATTTGCTTTTGAATGGAGCATTTAAAAACTCACGAATCATATCTTTGTCAAACCAAATTTGACACACTGTCTCTCACCTCCATTTAAGAAAGACGGTGAACTTGTACAGCTGTCTTTGAGCGTGAGATAAGCTTGGAGGAATCAATATTCTCAGGGGTAATTACAGTGACCCGAGATCTTACAATGTTAGATGGCAGACGCAGTGAAATTTCAGCTCGTAGCTCAGTGAGGTTTCAAATTATGCAACTTGTGTACATagttataaaagcaataaagattaaaaaaggaaaatctATTTATTTCTATCTACTGTACAGTATAGAAATGGTAATATATACTTAATGGCCAAACGTATGTGGACACCCTCTTTTAATTATCAGGACTGGCTATTTCAGCTACATCCATTATTAACAAGAGCATCAAATCAAGTATAAGCAGCCTCCTCGCACAGCTATTTTAGGTGGATACAGCTTTTCTGTTTCTCTATGATAATGCTCCTGTACATACAATGTGGAGGTCCATAAGAGTCTGGTGTGAAAGAACATGAGTGTCCTGAACAAAGCCCTGACCTGAACCCCACCAAACACCTTTAGGATGAATTGGGCCGCCTACTGAGAGCCAGACCGAACATCAGTACCTGACCTCACCGATGTCTAAAAGGTAGCAAATCCCTGCAGGCATGCTTTAACATCTAGTGTAAACATTTATAGCAGCAAAGAGAGAACCAGCTTCCTACTATCCGGTTTTGAAATAAACGTTTAACAAGCACATTTGGAGTTTGATGTCTGGGTGTACACGCGGACTATGCCACATAGAGTATGTAAAGAATAAACATCACATATTTACTATACTATAAACTTGTAAGTAATACAGTACAAACTTTATAACGTACTACAGAAACTAAATAAAAAGTAGCCAGTTATTGAAAATTAAATTCGGTTCAATGACAGAGATGAATACGGGGGTAAGTTACTATGTGTCATGCTATTAATGAGAAGATGTGCTGTAATCAATCTCAAAGGTGTCACTCAGATGAAAGCTGATGGCTTTGAGCAAGTAAAATTAAGGagaaaatgtgttttgtatctggcaaaacaaaacaaggtAATTGACAAGATAAATGTTGCCTTTAACcattaaacacaaaaatttaACAACCTAGTATACAAGTCTATCAAAAACCACTGGGTTGAATTAATGAAACATGATGAGACCTAAAAGGGATGCAAACTGAGTGCACACATGCACAGTTTGGGCAAGGGGAAAGATTCACAATTGAATTAAAGACATTTAAAGTGTACCCACATTCTTAAAAAGCTCAAGGCATATCAGGGCATACaccaaaccaatcagaggccccattgacttccatagtattattttctcctactatggaagtcaatggggcctacgatcggtttgattacaaacatttgtaacggtggtcgccctaactcaatttactttataaaaaaaactttggccTAGGCGGGTTTCGAACCCGGGTCTACCACGCGGCGGCCTAACGCACTACCGCTGCGCCACCGTTTGGTCACGTGATGTGCGTCTTTCACACACCTAGGTAGACTGGCAAAGGTaattttatcataaaaaaaacaaaatgttcgGGCGCCAGACAGGTTTAACCCTGTCAAAGTGAAAGAGTTAGGTAaatcccagatagcaaaaaCCATCCGTTACCACACAAAAAACAAAGTCTCAATAGCAGTCCACATCAATGCAGTTTATTAGTTcattcataaaaaaacacaaaaaaacacgtCTTCACAATCCTGTAGTGACCGCGTCTCTGGTTCGTTTCCGAACTGGCAGATTCGTGTCCCACATCATTCATACATTGtacataaaaaagaaaagaaacattACGTAAATATTAAGTGGATTTTATACATATAAACATCTCATTTACTTGCAAATCATGACAATAGAAAACAACGACTAACACAAATaagaacaacaaacaaacaaacacgcttgaatgtgcagatgtgaataGTGTGTGCATGTtatgatgtgtgtgtgtagtggTGGATGAATGAGCGTGGATAACGATGGAGTACAGACACTAACCCAAGTTTTGCTGTGATGAATCTCACTGAAGTGGAGTGTAAGGAACCTCTGGGACACACAAAGTCGGCGAATCTCATTCGGTCGATAGTTTAGCTCATAAGCTGTCGATCCGGGAATCTGAGAATCTGAGCAAAGCTCCGTGTCGCTCGCTCCGGTATTAACAACAAGCACTTCTTCTGACCAAACGCCGTCCGTCAGTCCTCCCACAGCAGGCCAACACTCACACCAGGTAAACACAAACACTTCTTAGACGCGGTACTTCCGGGCTCGTCACACTCCCTTTTATCTCCTTTCCTTCACCACGTGACTATAGCACGTCATCCATTCCCAAAAAACGGAAGTAAACAAATACTGTGCATCCATTCAAAACATAAGGtgctatttttttctttctttttttatttttttcacattgccACACTCTCCCCCCCTGGAAAAAAAACAACCTATGGTTGGACgaaaacaaacatcaaaacaacacaaaaaactcaaaaacaaaatagGTTAGAAACCTAGGAACTCCTCATCCTCATCAGAGGCGTCTTGAAACAACTGGCAAAGTTTGTCCTTTTCCTGAGACTCCAACTCCTCAGCTGTAGGAAAGCACATTTTTAAGTTACAGACATGCGCTGTACGTACATCCTCTCCGGTGTCTTCCAGGGCTATTCGATAATTCACCGGACCCAGTTGCTGCACAATACGGTAAGGCCCCTTCCATTTTGGTGCTAATTTTGCAGAAAAATTATGTAATGCActagactgagggaagttacgTAACCATACACGATCTTTGTCTTTGAATGTTAAGTCTCTCCTTTTGTTGTTATAATTTCTCAGTTGTCTCTTCTTGGCTTTCTCACTGTTTTCTTTGGCTTGCTGTTGCAgttgatgaagatgatgaacTACATCATAGGAATCAGCATCTGGAGTCAAATTAGTGTTATGCAGGATTTTGTCCATAGGACCTTGGAGTTTTCTGCCAAGTTGGAGTTCTGCTGGCGTTAGTCCAATGCTTTCTTGCACAGCTGAATTTAAAGCAAAACGGAATTCAGGTAAGAACTGGTCCCCTTTTTTTGTGGTTGTCTTCCACATAGGCAGCCATCATGGTCTTGAGGTTGCGATTAAGATTCTCTCTGTAAGATTGGTTTGTGGGTGGTAAGCAGTAGTTAATTTGGGAGTAATGCTCCAATTCTCACACAGCTCTTTGAAAACAGAAGAAACaaattggacacccctgtcTGAGATGATGAAATCTGGTACACCCCATCGAGTCAGAATTTCTTTTCGGAAGATAGTGGCAATATTCTGGGCAGTAGCACTCCGCATTGGGAACAATTCCACCCAACGAAAGTAGTAATCGACAAAGACAAGTATTTTTTGGCTGGTACTCCGTTGCAAAGGACCCATAATGTCGACTCCCAGCATTTGGTTTGGGCGAGTCGTAGTGATTTGTTGCAGTTTTCCGGCAGGTTTTTGAGTATCACTTTTCAATGTTTGACAGGTTGTGCATGCTCTCACATGACGTTTCACGTCAGACCACATGCCTGGCCAGAAAGCCACATTCTGGAGCCTCTTATAAGTTTTGAAGATCCCTCCATGACCACTTAGAGGGCTGGAATGGTAGTGTTGCAGGAATGAGGATCTGAGACTGCTGGGAAGGTAAACTCTGTAGTGCAGCTGGTTGTTTGACAGGTATGTCTTTTGATACAGTTTTCCCTCTATCACTTCATATTGATCCTTTAGATCTGCACAATTTTCAGATATTGCTTGCATGAGTTTTATAACTTCAAGGTCTTCCTGTTGCTCCTTCCACAAGTCAACATCAGACCACGGCAGTTCTGGATCTTTGTTGCCTGCATACAAGTTACAACTGGAGATTGTAGATGACCTAGATAGAGCATCAGTTGAAATATCAGGTTGTAGAGACAGCAGGCGACCTGATGGAGGAACAGCGGTTAATAGCGAGAGGCTTTGTTTGTTTTCCTTGAGTTGTTGTCTTCCTTTCCAGGATTGTGAATCAACAACTGGTGGAACACTTGCATTTCCTAGTTGAAAAGGATAGTCTTCAGAAGGGGCAATCTTGAAAGAATATTTTTGGTCAATCACATTGATTTGCAGACCACTGAAGAAGATAAAGTCCAAACCCAGGACCACAGCATAAGCTAAGGCGTGGGTTGAAAGAACGGCAGCAGGTATAGTAAAAGACTGATTATGAAGATGTATGGTAGTATTGAACCATCCTAATGGAACCTCTGCTTTCCCATTTGCCAGGTAAAGAGGACCAAGGGACCATGTTTGGAGTTGGTCTAATGAGATAAACTGCCTCATAAGGTTCTCATTAATCAGGGTATAGCTTGCACCAGTATCCACAATAGCCTTACCCGCCCAGGCATCAATACGGATGGGTACAATTAGTTGTTGAGGTTCAATCACTTTTTCGTTAGACGGTATAGAGGAGGGGTTTTTCTTGTTGGCTGATTGGTGATGTGCTTTCGTTGCAGCAACAGAGCTGTTGGAAGGTTGACCACTTGATTTAGAGTGATGATGATGCTTTCCACTGTTGGGGTACTGTGAACCAGACATCTGAGGTGACTGTGGAGAGGTATAGTGGGGACATTTACCTGGTGGATGCTGTCCTCTACATCTCCAACACTGAACTGGCATTTTTTCAGTAGGTCGATTTAAAGGAGGTCTTTGTGAGGGTGAGGACTGTTTAAGGCCCATACGGTCTTCATAGCGAAGCTGTTGCTCAAAATCCTTCTCGAGCTGGTGACCCAGTTTAACCAGTTCTTCCACTGTAGTCACTCGGCTACGTAGTTGGCTGGCGAGGTATGGCTTTATATTCTTCAATATCATTTTAACAATTTCACCTTCAGTTAAGTCTGCCTTCCATCTTTTGCAGAGAGCTCTGTAGGAAAAGGAAAAATCTCTAATTGTTTCTGTGTCTCCTTGAACTCTAGTACGAACACGTTCTGCTAGCTCGTCTTCGTAGTCCTCAGAAAGGAAAGCAGATAAGA contains:
- the LOC141364001 gene encoding uncharacterized protein codes for the protein MAATPPSPSTFVEMESPPDISTPVWRPAQQPLLPPPRPPTLTPAFYNIPTPRGSAYPRTHVHLSPSAPTGGASVQTHTWVSQVDDMQLCSTSGAETPSSVSQHALPNTLPTPGREIQQVTTHLQGNWDTLIDCMKEQHKSVSELTREVKAAASHHKSQIVDLSTQVEDNRRQIFTLFSTARQQEESELDNLTKAMKQMITDEFQKVESTLVSEVRFMIDQLQSEVQQDIKAVLQAFQTSQDHLTTELQHCVTQTDKLVIDVKELTGEVEKGFQSVKKTSEEQLKSSVSVPPVPSSTISASPPSDSTPVTGVSAPASLPAPMVKSDHIKLTFPTFGRPSDDADPLLYLTKCQDFLALHPLPDADILATFRTVLYGTARDWWEVSRTNITTWNGFEAAFLSAFLSEDYEDELAERVRTRVQGDTETIRDFSFSYRALCKRWKADLTEGEIVKMILKNIKPYLASQLRSRVTTVEELVKLGHQLEKDFEQQLRYEDRMGLKQSSPSQRPPLNRPTEKMPVQCWRCRGQHPPGKCPHYTSPQSPQMSGSQYPNSGKHHHHSKSSGQPSNSSVAATKAHHQSANKKNPSSIPSNEKVIEPQQLIVPIRIDAWAGKAIVDTGASYTLINENLMRQFISLDQLQTWSLGPLYLANGKAEVPLGWFNTTIHLHNQSFTIPAAVLSTHALAYAVVLGLDFIFFSGLQINVIDQKYSFKIAPSEDYPFQLGNASVPPVVDSQSWKGRQQLKENKQSLSLLTAVPPSGRLLSLQPDISTDALSRSSTISSCNLYAGNKDPELPWSDVDLWKEQQEDLEVIKLMQAISENCADLKDQYEVIEGKLYQKTYLSNNQLHYRVYLPSSLRSSFLQHYHSSPLSGHGGIFKTYKRLQNVAFWPAVQESIGLTPAELQLGRKLQGPMDKILHNTNLTPDADSYDVVHHLHQLQQQAKENTEELESQEKDKLCQLFQDASDEDEEFLGF